One Alligator mississippiensis isolate rAllMis1 chromosome 1, rAllMis1, whole genome shotgun sequence genomic window carries:
- the LOC102572302 gene encoding CD48 antigen isoform X4 — MGLMLMVLVLALCAPAGFAQCQVKVSGFLGTRNVFSPTFEGKIKEITWKKESNKVAEWSGQVVQYYGSFMSGRARLDSLSGSLTIQRAQDGDAGTYEVEILAEDGDSSSSGKIQRCRFDFSVTGPLLPPDLNCTVVGNKLHIFCHTDISKELTYSWHYSNMDELTGQSNTAELPLTADRSQKIYCIIEVSGAGINGSLSLDVCPEVNLIQPRGRNGFIALLFFVAVLIALIVTAIFLQKKGLLPSWISSRLPGGEGRHPEQQYTTEPETEPIHQIKNEQDSEAEDGKTLDKSEEDASGTETMQ; from the exons GATTTGCTCAGTGTCAGGTCAAGGTATCTGGCTTTCTAGGAACCAGGAATGTTTTTTCACCAACATTTGAAGGAAAGATAAAAGAAATTACATGGAAGAAGGAGAGCAACAAAGTGGCTGAATGGAGTGGACAGGTAGTCCAATATTATGGTTCCTTCATGAGTGGTAGAGCAAGGCTTGACTCATTGTCTGGCAGTTTAACCATCCAAAGGGCACAAGATGGTGATGCTGGAACATATGAGGTGGAGATCTTGGCCGAagatggtgacagcagcagcagcggcaagaTCCAGAGATGTCGTTTTGATTTTAGTGTAACAG GTCCTCTTTTGCCACCTGATTTAAATTGCACAGTTGTTGGAAATAAGCTACACATATTTTGCCACACAGATATCTCCAAAGAACTTACGTATTCTTGGCATTATAGTAACATGGACGAATTGACTGGGCAAAGTAATACTGCTGAGCTTCCACTGACTGCAGACCGTTCCCAGAAAATTTATTGCATTATCGAGGTTTCCGGTGCAGGTATCAATGGTTCACTCTCTCTGGATGTGTGCCCCGAAG taaatCTAATTCAGCCAAGAGGGAGAAACGGCTTCATAGCACTTCTTTTCTTCGTGGCAGTATTGATAGCATTGATAGTGACAGCCATCTTCCTTCAGAAAAAAG gtctTCTTCCCAGTTGGATTTCCTCAAGACTGCCAG GTGGAGAAGGTAGACATCCTGAACAGCAATATACTACTGAGCCTGAAACTGAACCCATTCATCAAATTAAGAATGAACAGG ATAGTGAGGCTGAAGATGGAAAAACACTTGACAAGTCTGAAGAGGATGCATCAGGTACTGAGACCATGCAGTAA
- the LOC102572302 gene encoding CD48 antigen isoform X2, with the protein MGLMLMVLVLALCAPAGFAQCQVKVSGFLGTRNVFSPTFEGKIKEITWKKESNKVAEWSGQVVQYYGSFMSGRARLDSLSGSLTIQRAQDGDAGTYEVEILAEDGDSSSSGKIQRCRFDFSVTGPLLPPDLNCTVVGNKLHIFCHTDISKELTYSWHYSNMDELTGQSNTAELPLTADRSQKIYCIIEVSGAGINGSLSLDVCPEVNLIQPRGRNGFIALLFFVAVLIALIVTAIFLQKKGLLPSWISSRLPGGEGRHPEQQYTTEPETEPIHQIKNEQGGEGRHPEQQYTTEPETEPIHHIKNEQDSEAEDGKTLDKSEEDASGV; encoded by the exons GATTTGCTCAGTGTCAGGTCAAGGTATCTGGCTTTCTAGGAACCAGGAATGTTTTTTCACCAACATTTGAAGGAAAGATAAAAGAAATTACATGGAAGAAGGAGAGCAACAAAGTGGCTGAATGGAGTGGACAGGTAGTCCAATATTATGGTTCCTTCATGAGTGGTAGAGCAAGGCTTGACTCATTGTCTGGCAGTTTAACCATCCAAAGGGCACAAGATGGTGATGCTGGAACATATGAGGTGGAGATCTTGGCCGAagatggtgacagcagcagcagcggcaagaTCCAGAGATGTCGTTTTGATTTTAGTGTAACAG GTCCTCTTTTGCCACCTGATTTAAATTGCACAGTTGTTGGAAATAAGCTACACATATTTTGCCACACAGATATCTCCAAAGAACTTACGTATTCTTGGCATTATAGTAACATGGACGAATTGACTGGGCAAAGTAATACTGCTGAGCTTCCACTGACTGCAGACCGTTCCCAGAAAATTTATTGCATTATCGAGGTTTCCGGTGCAGGTATCAATGGTTCACTCTCTCTGGATGTGTGCCCCGAAG taaatCTAATTCAGCCAAGAGGGAGAAACGGCTTCATAGCACTTCTTTTCTTCGTGGCAGTATTGATAGCATTGATAGTGACAGCCATCTTCCTTCAGAAAAAAG gtctTCTTCCCAGTTGGATTTCCTCAAGACTGCCAG GTGGAGAAGGTAGACATCCTGAACAGCAATATACTACTGAGCCTGAAACTGAACCCATTCATCAAATTAAGAATGAACAGG GTGGAGAAGGTAGACATCCTGAACAGCAATATACTACTGAGCCTGAAACTGAACCCATTCATCACATTAAGAATGAACAAG ATAGTGAGGCTGAAGATGGAAAAACACTTGACAAGTCTGAAGAGGATGCATCAG
- the LOC102572302 gene encoding CD48 antigen isoform X5, whose product MGLMLMVLVLALCAPAGFAQCQVKVSGFLGTRNVFSPTFEGKIKEITWKKESNKVAEWSGQVVQYYGSFMSGRARLDSLSGSLTIQRAQDGDAGTYEVEILAEDGDSSSSGKIQRCRFDFSVTGPLLPPDLNCTVVGNKLHIFCHTDISKELTYSWHYSNMDELTGQSNTAELPLTADRSQKIYCIIEVSGAGINGSLSLDVCPEVNLIQPRGRNGFIALLFFVAVLIALIVTAIFLQKKGLLPSWISSRLPGGEGRHPEQQYTTEPETEPIHQIKNEQDSEAEDGKTLDKSEEDASGV is encoded by the exons GATTTGCTCAGTGTCAGGTCAAGGTATCTGGCTTTCTAGGAACCAGGAATGTTTTTTCACCAACATTTGAAGGAAAGATAAAAGAAATTACATGGAAGAAGGAGAGCAACAAAGTGGCTGAATGGAGTGGACAGGTAGTCCAATATTATGGTTCCTTCATGAGTGGTAGAGCAAGGCTTGACTCATTGTCTGGCAGTTTAACCATCCAAAGGGCACAAGATGGTGATGCTGGAACATATGAGGTGGAGATCTTGGCCGAagatggtgacagcagcagcagcggcaagaTCCAGAGATGTCGTTTTGATTTTAGTGTAACAG GTCCTCTTTTGCCACCTGATTTAAATTGCACAGTTGTTGGAAATAAGCTACACATATTTTGCCACACAGATATCTCCAAAGAACTTACGTATTCTTGGCATTATAGTAACATGGACGAATTGACTGGGCAAAGTAATACTGCTGAGCTTCCACTGACTGCAGACCGTTCCCAGAAAATTTATTGCATTATCGAGGTTTCCGGTGCAGGTATCAATGGTTCACTCTCTCTGGATGTGTGCCCCGAAG taaatCTAATTCAGCCAAGAGGGAGAAACGGCTTCATAGCACTTCTTTTCTTCGTGGCAGTATTGATAGCATTGATAGTGACAGCCATCTTCCTTCAGAAAAAAG gtctTCTTCCCAGTTGGATTTCCTCAAGACTGCCAG GTGGAGAAGGTAGACATCCTGAACAGCAATATACTACTGAGCCTGAAACTGAACCCATTCATCAAATTAAGAATGAACAGG ATAGTGAGGCTGAAGATGGAAAAACACTTGACAAGTCTGAAGAGGATGCATCAG
- the LOC102572302 gene encoding CD48 antigen isoform X1, which produces MGLMLMVLVLALCAPAGFAQCQVKVSGFLGTRNVFSPTFEGKIKEITWKKESNKVAEWSGQVVQYYGSFMSGRARLDSLSGSLTIQRAQDGDAGTYEVEILAEDGDSSSSGKIQRCRFDFSVTGPLLPPDLNCTVVGNKLHIFCHTDISKELTYSWHYSNMDELTGQSNTAELPLTADRSQKIYCIIEVSGAGINGSLSLDVCPEVNLIQPRGRNGFIALLFFVAVLIALIVTAIFLQKKGLLPSWISSRLPGGEGRHPEQQYTTEPETEPIHQIKNEQGGEGRHPEQQYTTEPETEPIHHIKNEQDSEAEDGKTLDKSEEDASGKDMKQPAVEDQPELVSSSNK; this is translated from the exons GATTTGCTCAGTGTCAGGTCAAGGTATCTGGCTTTCTAGGAACCAGGAATGTTTTTTCACCAACATTTGAAGGAAAGATAAAAGAAATTACATGGAAGAAGGAGAGCAACAAAGTGGCTGAATGGAGTGGACAGGTAGTCCAATATTATGGTTCCTTCATGAGTGGTAGAGCAAGGCTTGACTCATTGTCTGGCAGTTTAACCATCCAAAGGGCACAAGATGGTGATGCTGGAACATATGAGGTGGAGATCTTGGCCGAagatggtgacagcagcagcagcggcaagaTCCAGAGATGTCGTTTTGATTTTAGTGTAACAG GTCCTCTTTTGCCACCTGATTTAAATTGCACAGTTGTTGGAAATAAGCTACACATATTTTGCCACACAGATATCTCCAAAGAACTTACGTATTCTTGGCATTATAGTAACATGGACGAATTGACTGGGCAAAGTAATACTGCTGAGCTTCCACTGACTGCAGACCGTTCCCAGAAAATTTATTGCATTATCGAGGTTTCCGGTGCAGGTATCAATGGTTCACTCTCTCTGGATGTGTGCCCCGAAG taaatCTAATTCAGCCAAGAGGGAGAAACGGCTTCATAGCACTTCTTTTCTTCGTGGCAGTATTGATAGCATTGATAGTGACAGCCATCTTCCTTCAGAAAAAAG gtctTCTTCCCAGTTGGATTTCCTCAAGACTGCCAG GTGGAGAAGGTAGACATCCTGAACAGCAATATACTACTGAGCCTGAAACTGAACCCATTCATCAAATTAAGAATGAACAGG GTGGAGAAGGTAGACATCCTGAACAGCAATATACTACTGAGCCTGAAACTGAACCCATTCATCACATTAAGAATGAACAAG ATAGTGAGGCTGAAGATGGAAAAACACTTGACAAGTCTGAAGAGGATGCATCAG GAAAGGACATGAAACAGCCAGCAGTGGAGGATCAGCCTGAGCTTGTCTCCAGTAGCAACAAATAA
- the LOC102572302 gene encoding CD48 antigen isoform X3, translated as MGLMLMVLVLALCAPAGFAQCQVKVSGFLGTRNVFSPTFEGKIKEITWKKESNKVAEWSGQVVQYYGSFMSGRARLDSLSGSLTIQRAQDGDAGTYEVEILAEDGDSSSSGKIQRCRFDFSVTGPLLPPDLNCTVVGNKLHIFCHTDISKELTYSWHYSNMDELTGQSNTAELPLTADRSQKIYCIIEVSGAGINGSLSLDVCPEVNLIQPRGRNGFIALLFFVAVLIALIVTAIFLQKKGLLPSWISSRLPGGEGRHPEQQYTTEPETEPIHQIKNEQDSEAEDGKTLDKSEEDASGKDMKQPAVEDQPELVSSSNK; from the exons GATTTGCTCAGTGTCAGGTCAAGGTATCTGGCTTTCTAGGAACCAGGAATGTTTTTTCACCAACATTTGAAGGAAAGATAAAAGAAATTACATGGAAGAAGGAGAGCAACAAAGTGGCTGAATGGAGTGGACAGGTAGTCCAATATTATGGTTCCTTCATGAGTGGTAGAGCAAGGCTTGACTCATTGTCTGGCAGTTTAACCATCCAAAGGGCACAAGATGGTGATGCTGGAACATATGAGGTGGAGATCTTGGCCGAagatggtgacagcagcagcagcggcaagaTCCAGAGATGTCGTTTTGATTTTAGTGTAACAG GTCCTCTTTTGCCACCTGATTTAAATTGCACAGTTGTTGGAAATAAGCTACACATATTTTGCCACACAGATATCTCCAAAGAACTTACGTATTCTTGGCATTATAGTAACATGGACGAATTGACTGGGCAAAGTAATACTGCTGAGCTTCCACTGACTGCAGACCGTTCCCAGAAAATTTATTGCATTATCGAGGTTTCCGGTGCAGGTATCAATGGTTCACTCTCTCTGGATGTGTGCCCCGAAG taaatCTAATTCAGCCAAGAGGGAGAAACGGCTTCATAGCACTTCTTTTCTTCGTGGCAGTATTGATAGCATTGATAGTGACAGCCATCTTCCTTCAGAAAAAAG gtctTCTTCCCAGTTGGATTTCCTCAAGACTGCCAG GTGGAGAAGGTAGACATCCTGAACAGCAATATACTACTGAGCCTGAAACTGAACCCATTCATCAAATTAAGAATGAACAGG ATAGTGAGGCTGAAGATGGAAAAACACTTGACAAGTCTGAAGAGGATGCATCAG GAAAGGACATGAAACAGCCAGCAGTGGAGGATCAGCCTGAGCTTGTCTCCAGTAGCAACAAATAA